Genomic segment of Caldanaerobius polysaccharolyticus DSM 13641:
TAGTGGATCAACCACGGCGATAGCTTTCTGGCTTTATCCATCAAGTCCATACACTCAACACCACCTTTATTTCACAAAATACAGCCACGTGATGTTGGCAACAGCCAGTATCAAGCCAACTATCCACGTAAATTGAATCATCCACCTTATAGTCAACCTCGCCGTTACGTTGTCAATAAATATCTCAAAGAGCACATACGCCAAAGCTACAGCGGCTCCCAATATCCAGTTGTTTGCAAAAAACAGCATTATTATTCCTAGAAGCAGCATCAGGTCATACCAGTGGGCTGCTTCAACCAACGCCAGGTACAAGCCGGAATAATCCGTCAGCACCCCTCTCACTATCTCCTGATGGGCGTGTTCTGACGCCGATATATCAAAAGGCGACTTGCGCAGTTTGATGCCCAGAACAATGCTCATAACCAGAAAAATCAGTGGCAATTTAACTATAAGAGGTAATGGATAACTGGATATAACGCTTATATTAAAGCTCCCCGTTACCAGGTACATGCCTACGATGACCAATATCAAAAGGGGTTCATACGCCAGCATCTGTAAAAGTTCCCTCTGACTACCCACCTGGCTATAAGGCGACTTAACTGAAAGCGCCCCGATGACCAAAAATACCGCACCTATGGACATCACAAAAACAATCATCAAGAGATCCTGCTTTAGCACAAAGAGCAAAAGGCTCAACGCCGAGGATGTAAAATATATACAGGCGCTCAACGCCTGAAAGCCATTTACCAGTTGCCTCTGCTTTCCCACAAGCTTTAAGAAATCGTAAAAAGGTTGGAGAATCGGCGGCCCATATCGGCCCTGAAGCCTTGCTGTAAGCTTTCTATCCACGCCCGTTATCAAACCGCCTATTATAGGCAACACCACCAGTGCCAGAATGTACTTTATAAATATCACAATAACATCACCCCAAATAGCATTAAAATCAATACCACAGCTACGATGTTAATCCAGACCGCCCATTTGCGCTCCGACACTATATGGGCAAAGTAGTAGTTTTTAACTATCACGTCATCCACTTTTTCTAAACGGTCATTCACCTTAATATCTTTGTAATCCTTTAATGTCTCACCGCACATGTAAGGCGTCGCATTGACCTGAGTCCTCCTGAGAAAAACCAAACCCAACACCAAAGCCACAGCCATGGCCAGAAATACAGGAAACAGCGTAAATGCCCCTATCGACATAGACAATATACCATGAGATGCTTTTATCCCCAAGGATTTGTAATAGGATATGACCTCTGGTGCTACCATGGCATTAAATACCTGGGTCACAAGCAAGCTCACCAGCACAGCTCCCAGGGCCAACGCGCTTATAGGAGCCATTATAGCCGGCGCTACTCTCTCCCTTTGTACCCTGTCCTGGCAGGCCGTGTCCACAATCAAAATCCCTATCCATCGGGTGTAGTACATTACAGTTAAAGCGCTGCCCATCGCTATCAACAGTACCAACAGCGGATTGCTAGATGCGGTCTCAATAACCAGCCACTTACTCAGCAAAACGCCAAAAGGCGGCAAAAGCATGGTTATCAAGCCTACCACTGTAACCATAGCGGTATACGGCATCCTGGTAAAAAGCCCTCTCATATCCTCTATGTCCCTGCTCCCTATATGGTGCTCAATGGTACCTACGCACAGGAACAAAAGGCCCTTTGATATGGCATGGAATATTATGAGGAGTATACCAGCAGCTATAGCCGCAGGTGTATTTATTCCCGCAGCCGCTATTATAAGCCCCAGGTTGGCTATGGTAGAATAGGCCAGAATACGCTTTGCATTGGACTGACCGATTGCCAAAAGAGATGTGACCAAAAAGGTAAACGCCCCAAATACAGCTATCACATCGCTCACCCACGTGCCTCTAAACGCAGGGGCTAACCGCAGCACAAGATAAACGCCTGCTTTAACCATGGTACTGGAGTGAAGTAGTGCTGACACAGGGGTAGGAGCTACCATAGCACCTAAAAGCCAGCTCTGAAAGGGAACCTGTGCTGATTTAGTAAAGGCAGCTATACACAACAACACCACAGGCTCCAGCAACAGACCTGCAGGTTTAATCGCGATTATCTTCTGTATATCAAGGGTGCCGTACTCGTAATAAGCGATTATAATAGCTGCTACAAAAGCCACACCACCGATGCTGTTCAAAGTCAAAGCTCTTATAGCCGAATTCATAGCTTCCTGCGTTCTATCATGCCCTATTAACAGGAACGAGCTCAATGTGGTTATTTCCCAGAAAAAATACACCCACATAAGGCTATTGGACAACACCAGTGCGTTCATGGCACCTATAAACAGGATTAACACAAAGAAAAACCTGTGCTGCCTGGAAGGATGCACCTTCTTATGCTCCTCGTCCTCCGGCATATAACCCGTGGAGAAAATCCATATCAGCGTTCCTATTATGGACACGATTAAGTTCAAGACCATGGACAAATTGTCGATGTAGAGGGCGTTTTTAACCTCTACGCTTGTTCCTGCCAGCCGCTCAAATACAAACATCGGAATGACCTGAGCGAGAGATAAAATCACCAGATACCACTTTTTAAGCGATATAGATAGGTAAAGTATATATAACCCCAGCAAGAGGTCTAAAACCTCAATCACCTTATCCCATGGCATCCCCATAATTGAACCTGATGACACCACAATAGGCTTATGGAACCACAAATACACAGAGCTCGCAATTACAAGTCCCGCGGTGGTAAAGATAAATGCATTTCTCACCTTTGTATTTCTTATAAAGTATATTACAAATGCTATAGCAAACGGTAACAAAATGTTTACAGCCAAAGCTGCACGCATACTGTCGCACCTGCCTTTCGCTTGATTTGTGTACTGTATACAATATGACTAAATCTTAATTTTCCTACCTATATATTTTATTCGCTACCTGTAAAAAGTCAACGTTAGTTTTTTAATTATCAAATATATCAGCATAAGTTAAAGGATGACTTCATGTCATCCTTTAAACCTCTTACATCAGGCCTTTCCGGCGCTCCCAAACATCCTTATCTTCTGCGCCACGACATTCTTCATCGCTTCCCTGGGAACCGCCAGTATTTTTCTGGGATCATATTGATCAGGATTCTCGTTTAAATACCTTCTAAGCGAGGAATTAAATGCCTGCCTTAAATCGGTGTCTATGTTGATCTTATTGACACCCAACTCAACCGCTTTAACAATAGATTCTTCCGGAACCCCCGAAGCGCCATGTAATACAATAGGCATATTCAATAAGGATTTTATCTTTTTCAATCTGTCAAAATCCAGCTTGGGCTCCCCTTTATAAACCCCGTGAGCCGTCCCTATGGCAATAGCGAGGTAATCCACTCCTGTCTGTTCCACAAAGCGCACCGCCTCATCGGGGTCTGTCATCGTAGCTTCCCTTTCATCAACTGTTATGTGATCCTCGGTACCTCCGATCTTTCCCAGCTCCGCCTCTACAGACACCCCCATAGGATGGGCGATGTTCACTATATTTCTCGTTATGGCTACATTTTCTTCAAAGGGGTACTTAGACCCATCAAACATGACAGAAGTCCACCCGTGCCTTAGGCACTGCATAACCACGTCAAAATCCGTACCGTGGTCCAGGTGTAAGGCCACAGGGACCCGAGCATTTTTTGCAGCAGTTGTCACTATCGCCGCAATGTTCTCTATTCCCGCGTATTTAATCGCACTCATGCTCACCTGTATTATAACAGGTGCTTTTTCCTCTTCAGCTGCCTGGATTATTGCCTGAGTTATCTCCAGGTTGCTGGTATTAAATGCTCCTACCGCATAGCCGCCTTCATTTGCCTTTTGAAGTATCTCTTTACCTGAAACTAACATATTGAACCTCCACTTCACTTAGTCCTTTGAGTTTTTCTGGATATGAGCTGTACATATCCTTTTTCATCCAATGCAAGAAGATCTTCAATATTCCTTGCATTGATTGTAATACTATCACAACACTTCTCACATGTCAATAAAACGGCATTGCTCATCAACCTCAAAAACAAATCAGGATTACCGCACGAGCACTGAATATTGCCTTTATGGGCGTAATCGTGTATCTTATCTAAGATTTGTATCATTATATCCTGGTTGACAAACTGGCTTTTAAGCCCCATTTCCTCTGCTATTATATTTAAATCGCTTTCAAGCTTCTCCAGCATTTTTACCACCGATTCCTGGCTGCCAACATAAAATAAATTCTCTTTGGAATAAGGGCATACTACGCTTTTTAATTTAAACAGGTCACCAATAGCAAAAGAATAACTATGGATACAACCGCAGTCAAAACACGATACTCTAAAAATACAATTTTTCTCTTTCCTAGCTATAATTATACGGCTGTTTTCGCAATCGCATTTCAGCTTTACTACCCTCTCTGGAGATACATCAAAAAGATTTACCTTGTTGACGTTAAGCCTGCCACAGACGCCACACTTATATCCTATTGTTATGACAGGTACCAATACGGGCATTTTTCCCCTCCCAAACCGTAATGCTTTTAGTTTATATATTCTACATCTGCTGTAAAATTCCTTTATTGCCCGCAACTATTCTATCATGTTTCTCAGATCATCCACGTCAAAAGGCTTTTTCAATACGCTTACAAAAGGAGGCACCTTATCTTTGATATCCCATATGTCATACGCTGTCATGAGGATACACTCCATATCAGGGTATTGGCTTTTAACCCACTTTAACAGCTCCAGTCCGTCGTTTTCGCCTATATAAAAATCAAAAATCCCTATATCTGGATTGGTCCTCTTTAAGGCGTCTTTTAACCCGTCCTCATCGTGAGCTACTTCTATATTGTATTTTTCTTTAAACAACTCTTTTATGATAAAGCACAGGGCTTTTTGATCGTCTACCACTAACATGTTTTTCTTCATCGCTTTCCCCTCTTTATCAGCAAATACTGCTCAAAAACTACTACATATATATTTCTCCTTAAAATTCAAAAAACCTTTTTATGTCAAGTTTCATGAACTAGCTATAAACTCCCTGGTGCTCTCGCGTACAACCAATTGTGTGGGTATAATAGTGACCGGCGCTTTAAAGGACTTATCGTTTATCATGTTTATTAATGACCAGGCAGCTGCTTTACCCATCATCGCTTTGTCTTGCCTTACAGTGGTAAGCGATGGCGTAAATATCTTAGCAGACCTTATATCGTCAAATCCCACTACTGAAATGTCATCAGGAACTTTCATACCGTGCTCGTTAATAGCGCTTATAGCGCCAAACGCCATCTCATCGCCGGTGACCACCATGGCAGTAGGCAAACTGCCTTTTTTAAAAATCTCGTTCATCGCTGTATATCCGCTTTCCCTGCTAAAATCCCCCTCTTCGATCCAGTCGTTTACAACGCTTATATTATGCTTTTTCATAGCGTACATAAAGCCCTTATAACGTTCCTTTGCAGGGTATATATCCGCAGCGCCGTTTATTAAGCCGATCTTTTTATGTCCCAGTTGTACCAGGTAATCCACTGCCTTTATAACGCCACCGTAATTGTCAGAGGTTACATAGCCGCACTTTTTCCCACTTATAGGAATATCTATGCCTATACAAGGTATTTCCCTGACGATAAGCTCTTTTATATACGGATCGTCATCCTTAAACCCAATTACCAAAATCCCATTTAAGCTGTACTGTTCACAATAACTGACATAAGATATGTTTTCCTTTTTAATCTTGTACACATTTAAAAAGAGTATATTATACCCTTGCTCTTCCACAGTACGCTTAAAGCTCATTATTATTTCATTAAAAAATTCGTTCTCATAATCCCTCCAGACATCGTAAAGCAATCCGATAAGCCAGGACTTTTTGGTACACAATACCCGGGCAATCTGATTGGGCTGGTAATTAAAACGTTTTATTACCTCCATAACTTTTTCCCGGGTTTGTTCGCTTATGTCTTCGTATCCATTTATCACCTTAGAAACCGTAGAAACCGAGACCCCTGCCTCTTTAGCTATAGTTTTTATATTTACAATATGGATTACCCCCTTTGCAGTAAACGTTGTCTGATCTTTTACATATATATTACAAAAAAAATAAAGGGATTGCAACATTTATCCCTTTGCAGTACGCTCGTACTTGCCCAAAATATCCACTATATCAGAAAGCACTGCGTCACCTGTGGGCATCTGTCCGGCTCCATATCCTACAAAAAACTGCTGTCCAAAACCATCCCCTTTTATCACTACAGCATTTTCTACCCCGTTTACCTGTCCAAAAAGGCTGTTAACAGGAAAAAACTCCGGCTTAACGCCTGCATTTATTTCATCGCCATTCTTTTTAGCCCACGCATAGAGTTTAATCCTTTGACCTCTTGCTTTGGCCTTTTCTACATCTTTCTTAGAAATACCGGCTATACCTTCTACCTCTATGTCTTTTACATCCATATCAATGTCAAACACCTCCCTTATGAGTATCATAAGTTTAAACAGCGAATCGTAACCCTGTACATCATAAGATGGATCGCTTTCGGCATATCCTAAGCGCTGGGCTTCTTTAAGGGCTGTACCATAATCCCATTTATTGAGTTCCATCTGCGTAAGTATATAGTTGCACGTGCCATTTAATATACCTCCTATGTAATCAATCTCGTCGGTGATTTTAAAACGCCTTACCTGACGTATCACCGGTATAGCTCCCGCCACTGTAGCTTCATACCTTAAATCCACCCCATAGGACTTGGCCAATTGCAAAAGCTCTCTACCATGTTTTGCTATTAATTCTTTGTTGGCTGTTACTACATCCTTCCCGCTCTTTATAGCCTTCTCCACGTATTCTCTCGCAGGGTAAACGCCACCAATAGCTTCTACTACTAAATTTACACCATCATCCGAGAGAATATCATCGGCTATTGTGGTAAATAAACTGTCGTTTAATGGCACGGCTCTTGTTTTCTTAGGATCTCTTATCAGTACTTTTTTTACAAATACATCACATCCCATTTTATCTCTCATGTTTTGCTTTCTCAGTTCAACAAGCCTGTATACCCCTGAACCCACCGTGCCAAAACCTAAAAGCCCCACTCCAATCCTCATCGCAAAACCTCCTGAAAGAATTTATTATTTAAAAAAGCTCCCTTCGATGATGAAGAGAGCTTTTTCTTGCAAAGCTATCCTCTCATCTCTCAGGTTTCCCTGCAGGATTTGGCACCAGACGCACTTATGTGCCGGCTGCCGGGTTTCATCGGGCCAGTCCCTCCACCGCTCTCGATAAGAGTAGCTTTTATATTCAATTGTCTCATTAAAGTATAAACTTTTTATTGCAACTTTTCAAGCACTTCTTTGGCGTATTCTTTAGCGGTAAATAAAGAGTGATCTCTGTAATTGCCGCACTGAACTTCGTTGGTAGCTGGTACTTCTTCTTCCTTTGTGTTTATAATCCTTTCCAGGACCTTTTTCAACACACCTTCAATTTCCTTTTCCGGCGTATCGCCGAATTTGATCATATAAAATCCTGTACGACAACCCATAGGCGATATATCTATTATACCTTCCATGTAATCCCTGAAATAAACAGCAAACAAATGCTCCAGGGTATGAAGCCCCCCTGTGGGTATTGCATCCATATTGGGCTGAACAAGCCTTATATCGTATTTAGCTATCACATCGCCTTTAGGTCCCACCAACCGCCCGGCTTTTCTCACATACGGAGCTTTGACAGTTCTATGGTCTAATTGAAAACTCTCCACTTTAACCTCCATGGCGATCCCTCCTATCACTACAATTTTATCATATATCTATCAATTTAACCACATCTCTATTAGCATTAAGGACGCACCTTTCTCTCAGCTCTTGCGAGCACCCCTAGTGGAATTACAACGCTAACTTATTATATCACTATGGGCTGAAAAATACCATAATAACAGCTATTTAATACATTTGTAACACAATAATAATATTGCCTTAACTCATTTAGCAGGCTGTTTTGATATAATCTCATCAGAAAGGCAAACTACTGGAGAGTGTTACAATGATAAAGAAAATCACCGTAATTCTATTGTTGCTATTTACCTTAGGCATCACCTCATCCTCTCAGAGGATTTCTCAAAATCCAAGCAATATGCCGGTAATAAACAATGTCAAAGAGGAGGAAAAAGCAATCCCTCTGAAAAAAGTGGAAATACCTAAGGAAAAGAGCGCAACACCCGATGATGAGGCAAAGTTAAGAGAGCTAATGTTTGGGCCAAGGTTACAGCAAATACCTAAATTATTAGGTTCGCACCCAAATAGTGAAAACAACATCGCCATCACTTTTGACGATGGGCCCAGCTACGCCTATACCGCAAAATACATTGAAATATTAAAACAATACAACGCTAAAGCCACGTTCTTTTTAACCGGTGAAAATGTCGAAAAAAATCCTGGCCTCGTCAAACTGATAGCCGACAACGGGTTCGAAATCGGCACTCATTCCTATAGCCATGGAGATATGGCCAAGATGTCACAGGAAGAAATAAAAAGGGAGTTATGGCGTTCTTCGCTTTTAATTCACAAAATAACAGGTCAAAAGGTTACCCTGTTTAGGCCACCTTACGGATCTGTCAGCGACAGCTTAAAAATCGCATGCCAAGACTTTGGCCTTCGCATAATATACTGGAATGTAGACCCTAGAGATTGGGAAAACCCGGACTACTGGACTATTGCAAACCGCATAGCAAAAAACGCCCACAGCGGTTCTATTATTTTAATGCACGAAGGGCGCAAAAATACCCTTAAGGCTTTGCCTTATATACTGCAGTATTTACACAGCAAAGGCTACAAACTCGTCACTATAAGCGAACTGCTAAGCCACTAATAGGAAACGCCTTGTGACATATTTCTCCATATTCCCCGGGAAATTGACAGTGGTATAATAAATAGTATAAAATAGATAATGCATGTCCAAGAGGGAGGGAAGGCCGTCAAGGGTGCGGAAATGAAAAGCTATAGAAAAGAATTATGGTTTGAAACAAAAAAGCGAAGAGAATTTATAAATATCACGCCCATGATTGAAGAATGTGTAAGAGAAAGTGGAATCAAAGAAGGACTGTTGTTGTGCAACGCTATGCACATAACGTCCAGTGTATTCATAAATGACGATGAAAGTGGACTCCATCAGGATTTTGAGAATTTTTTGGAAAAATTAGCCCCTGAAAAACCCTATGAGCAGTACCACCATAATGTATTTGAAGACAACGCCGATGCTCACTTAAAGCGCACGATAATGGGCAGAGAAGTGGTGGTAGCAATTACCAACGGCAAACTGGATTTTGGCCCATGGGAGCAAATTTTTTATGGTGAATTTGATGGAAAAAGAAAAAAGCGCGTACTGGTAAAAATAATAGGAGAATGAAAAAGGACCTCCATTTCCATCTTGTATGTGGATTTGGAGGTCCTTATCTTTGGAGTAAAGCCACACTCTCCACGTGGCACGAGAGGACAGAATAAATGTCATTTGAGATATGTCCGTTCTCGGAAACATATCTATCGCAAATTTTGCACTTACGGTAGACGGGAACGCGTCGACTTAGCAAAATCAAATTAAGAAAATCTCATTTACGCTCTTTCACTTATAATTTTCCAAATAACAAAAATCAATATGACAGTTATTGCTGCTAACCATAAAGAAATATTCACTGCAATGGTTCTAAAGTATACATTACTCAATATCATAGCTACCAAAACAGCTGCAGCAATAAACCACGCTTTTAAAAAAGAAACTACTTTTTTTTCTTTCTTTGCACCAAATGCTGTTTTAGTAATATACAATACAATCACATTTGCTATAAGGATAATTGCAAGTCCATTTATAATATCCCCAACGGTTAAGATAAACTCAAACCCAGCTTTATTTGAAATTAAGCTAATTATAAAGTTTTTAGCTAAAGAAATAACACCTAAAACCCATAGTGCATGAAGAGACATATCTAAAAAATCCATCACCTTATCTTTTTTTGTCTTCTTAGGCATAGCTTCGATAATCTGATCACAGATTTCCTTATATCTGCCTCCCATGACTTTTTTAATATTATCGCCTCGTTGCTGACCATCAATAATTAGTTCAATAATATCTCCTCTTACAACTTCTTGATTGTACTCTGATAAATCAGAACCCCGTAAGTAGACAATCATATTTGTATAAATTTCTTTGTTTTCATCAAATATCGCTTTTTCCCTATTATTATTTTTCTTTAATAATTCCTTTGCTAATTTATTCATGTTCTTTTCCTCCCATAAATAATTGATTAACCGCATGATCTAGTTCTTGCCAGTTAACTTTAAATTCACTTAGACTAATAACCCCCTTCTCAGTTAAATGATAATATTTGCGCTTCGGTCCGCTATTAGAGTCTTGTAAAGTAGCTTTCACAAGTTCACTTTTCTGTAGGCGCAAAATAATAGGATATATTGTTCCTTCAGATATCTCTCCAAATCCATATCGCTCTAACTGTTTCGAGATTTCATATGCATAAGTCTCTTGTTTTCGGATTATCTCTAAAATGCATCCTTCTAACACACCTTTTAACATTTGTGAAGGAATCATAATAAAACCTCCCATTTAGTATCTTGCAATGCAATATACAGGTATATTGTATTGCAAGATACTAACTTTGTCAAGTTTCTTTTTGCTCACTCTAAATGATAACATCATTCTCAATAAATTGATTTTTTATGAGCTATTAATAAAACGAAACCGCCAATCAAGAGAATTCATCTCCTGATCAGCGGTCAGCTCAATATATTAAATTCAATATCACCAATTTTTACATCTATCCTATCTCCACAACTCTATGACGTTATCTATTCTATCAACTCGACCCTACTTCATTTTTCGGTTCTTTTTCTATCCATCGATATGTTCCCGCGGACGCATTTAAAACTATACGTCGAGTAGACAAGATAAGTATAATCCTGCAAACCCAGTAAGTTCAAGGCTTACACCCTTGACATCAATGTTACGCATTCCACATGAGGAGTATGGGGAAACATGTCCATGCATTTTACCTTTTTTACTTTATATCCTTTCTCCTCTAAAATTCTCAAATCCCTGACCATGCTCTCGGGGTTGCAAGACACGTATACGATCTTCTCAGGGCTGAATCCGCATATGTCATCTATAGCCTTAGGGCTAACACCAGATCTAGGTGGGTCCACCACCACTATATCAGGACTGTCTTGGATTCGCGTCAAAGCCTCAGCTACATCCGCTGCGTAAAACACACAGTTGTCAAGGCCATTTAAGCGGGCGTTTTCATAGGCAGCTTCCACAGCCTCATTTACTATTTCCACACCTATTACCTTTCTAGCCCACGGTGCCATAACAATGCCAATAGTCCCTGTACCGCAGTACAGATCAAAAACCACCTTACCAGACAGATCCCCTGCCAAATCCTTTACTATGCTATACAGCGCCTCTGCTCCATACGTGTTGGTCTGGAAAAAAGAAAATGGGCTTATCTTAAACTTAAGGCCAAGCAACTCCTCTACGATATAATCCCTGCCGCACAAAACTTCAAGCTTTTCGCATATAACAGCATCTGATAACTTGTCGTTGTACGTATGCAAAATGCCAACTACATTGCCATTTAGGCGCAGCTTTTTTACCCTGTCAGCAAATTCACTTAAATCTGCGCTCAGTTGAGTCGTCGTGACCAGGTTTACGAGTATCTCCCCCGTTTTTAAAGCCTTTCTCACTACCAGATGACGCATATAACCGCTGTGGGTACGGGAATCATAATAAGGCAGGTGATTATCACGGCCATACTCCAGGGCGCATTTTAATATCTCGACATAGTCTTGG
This window contains:
- a CDS encoding respiratory chain complex I subunit 1 family protein, which encodes MIFIKYILALVVLPIIGGLITGVDRKLTARLQGRYGPPILQPFYDFLKLVGKQRQLVNGFQALSACIYFTSSALSLLLFVLKQDLLMIVFVMSIGAVFLVIGALSVKSPYSQVGSQRELLQMLAYEPLLILVIVGMYLVTGSFNISVISSYPLPLIVKLPLIFLVMSIVLGIKLRKSPFDISASEHAHQEIVRGVLTDYSGLYLALVEAAHWYDLMLLLGIIMLFFANNWILGAAVALAYVLFEIFIDNVTARLTIRWMIQFTWIVGLILAVANITWLYFVK
- a CDS encoding NADH-quinone oxidoreductase subunit 5 family protein: MRAALAVNILLPFAIAFVIYFIRNTKVRNAFIFTTAGLVIASSVYLWFHKPIVVSSGSIMGMPWDKVIEVLDLLLGLYILYLSISLKKWYLVILSLAQVIPMFVFERLAGTSVEVKNALYIDNLSMVLNLIVSIIGTLIWIFSTGYMPEDEEHKKVHPSRQHRFFFVLILFIGAMNALVLSNSLMWVYFFWEITTLSSFLLIGHDRTQEAMNSAIRALTLNSIGGVAFVAAIIIAYYEYGTLDIQKIIAIKPAGLLLEPVVLLCIAAFTKSAQVPFQSWLLGAMVAPTPVSALLHSSTMVKAGVYLVLRLAPAFRGTWVSDVIAVFGAFTFLVTSLLAIGQSNAKRILAYSTIANLGLIIAAAGINTPAAIAAGILLIIFHAISKGLLFLCVGTIEHHIGSRDIEDMRGLFTRMPYTAMVTVVGLITMLLPPFGVLLSKWLVIETASSNPLLVLLIAMGSALTVMYYTRWIGILIVDTACQDRVQRERVAPAIMAPISALALGAVLVSLLVTQVFNAMVAPEVISYYKSLGIKASHGILSMSIGAFTLFPVFLAMAVALVLGLVFLRRTQVNATPYMCGETLKDYKDIKVNDRLEKVDDVIVKNYYFAHIVSERKWAVWINIVAVVLILMLFGVMLL
- a CDS encoding class II fructose-1,6-bisphosphate aldolase, with amino-acid sequence MLVSGKEILQKANEGGYAVGAFNTSNLEITQAIIQAAEEEKAPVIIQVSMSAIKYAGIENIAAIVTTAAKNARVPVALHLDHGTDFDVVMQCLRHGWTSVMFDGSKYPFEENVAITRNIVNIAHPMGVSVEAELGKIGGTEDHITVDEREATMTDPDEAVRFVEQTGVDYLAIAIGTAHGVYKGEPKLDFDRLKKIKSLLNMPIVLHGASGVPEESIVKAVELGVNKINIDTDLRQAFNSSLRRYLNENPDQYDPRKILAVPREAMKNVVAQKIRMFGSAGKA
- a CDS encoding response regulator, which produces MKKNMLVVDDQKALCFIIKELFKEKYNIEVAHDEDGLKDALKRTNPDIGIFDFYIGENDGLELLKWVKSQYPDMECILMTAYDIWDIKDKVPPFVSVLKKPFDVDDLRNMIE
- a CDS encoding LacI family DNA-binding transcriptional regulator; the protein is MQSLYFFCNIYVKDQTTFTAKGVIHIVNIKTIAKEAGVSVSTVSKVINGYEDISEQTREKVMEVIKRFNYQPNQIARVLCTKKSWLIGLLYDVWRDYENEFFNEIIMSFKRTVEEQGYNILFLNVYKIKKENISYVSYCEQYSLNGILVIGFKDDDPYIKELIVREIPCIGIDIPISGKKCGYVTSDNYGGVIKAVDYLVQLGHKKIGLINGAADIYPAKERYKGFMYAMKKHNISVVNDWIEEGDFSRESGYTAMNEIFKKGSLPTAMVVTGDEMAFGAISAINEHGMKVPDDISVVGFDDIRSAKIFTPSLTTVRQDKAMMGKAAAWSLINMINDKSFKAPVTIIPTQLVVRESTREFIASS
- a CDS encoding homoserine dehydrogenase, whose translation is MRIGVGLLGFGTVGSGVYRLVELRKQNMRDKMGCDVFVKKVLIRDPKKTRAVPLNDSLFTTIADDILSDDGVNLVVEAIGGVYPAREYVEKAIKSGKDVVTANKELIAKHGRELLQLAKSYGVDLRYEATVAGAIPVIRQVRRFKITDEIDYIGGILNGTCNYILTQMELNKWDYGTALKEAQRLGYAESDPSYDVQGYDSLFKLMILIREVFDIDMDVKDIEVEGIAGISKKDVEKAKARGQRIKLYAWAKKNGDEINAGVKPEFFPVNSLFGQVNGVENAVVIKGDGFGQQFFVGYGAGQMPTGDAVLSDIVDILGKYERTAKG
- a CDS encoding S-ribosylhomocysteine lyase, with product MEVKVESFQLDHRTVKAPYVRKAGRLVGPKGDVIAKYDIRLVQPNMDAIPTGGLHTLEHLFAVYFRDYMEGIIDISPMGCRTGFYMIKFGDTPEKEIEGVLKKVLERIINTKEEEVPATNEVQCGNYRDHSLFTAKEYAKEVLEKLQ
- a CDS encoding polysaccharide deacetylase family protein — encoded protein: MIKKITVILLLLFTLGITSSSQRISQNPSNMPVINNVKEEEKAIPLKKVEIPKEKSATPDDEAKLRELMFGPRLQQIPKLLGSHPNSENNIAITFDDGPSYAYTAKYIEILKQYNAKATFFLTGENVEKNPGLVKLIADNGFEIGTHSYSHGDMAKMSQEEIKRELWRSSLLIHKITGQKVTLFRPPYGSVSDSLKIACQDFGLRIIYWNVDPRDWENPDYWTIANRIAKNAHSGSIILMHEGRKNTLKALPYILQYLHSKGYKLVTISELLSH
- a CDS encoding secondary thiamine-phosphate synthase enzyme YjbQ, with protein sequence MKSYRKELWFETKKRREFINITPMIEECVRESGIKEGLLLCNAMHITSSVFINDDESGLHQDFENFLEKLAPEKPYEQYHHNVFEDNADAHLKRTIMGREVVVAITNGKLDFGPWEQIFYGEFDGKRKKRVLVKIIGE
- a CDS encoding DUF1129 domain-containing protein is translated as MNKLAKELLKKNNNREKAIFDENKEIYTNMIVYLRGSDLSEYNQEVVRGDIIELIIDGQQRGDNIKKVMGGRYKEICDQIIEAMPKKTKKDKVMDFLDMSLHALWVLGVISLAKNFIISLISNKAGFEFILTVGDIINGLAIILIANVIVLYITKTAFGAKKEKKVVSFLKAWFIAAAVLVAMILSNVYFRTIAVNISLWLAAITVILIFVIWKIISERA
- a CDS encoding PadR family transcriptional regulator; amino-acid sequence: MIPSQMLKGVLEGCILEIIRKQETYAYEISKQLERYGFGEISEGTIYPIILRLQKSELVKATLQDSNSGPKRKYYHLTEKGVISLSEFKVNWQELDHAVNQLFMGGKEHE
- the rlmD gene encoding 23S rRNA (uracil(1939)-C(5))-methyltransferase RlmD, coding for MKKGQELVLDVVDVEYPGYGVGYVEGFKVKVKGAVKGQRVRAAVNRIKGKTVEARAVSVIQRSPYEREGICPAFGSCGGCMYLNVSYQEQLKIKEDMVKKLLDGAGIKQFDFLGIKESPRENGYRNKMEFTFGRDAEGQLTLGMHKRARFYEVVPLNECMLVDQDYVEILKCALEYGRDNHLPYYDSRTHSGYMRHLVVRKALKTGEILVNLVTTTQLSADLSEFADRVKKLRLNGNVVGILHTYNDKLSDAVICEKLEVLCGRDYIVEELLGLKFKISPFSFFQTNTYGAEALYSIVKDLAGDLSGKVVFDLYCGTGTIGIVMAPWARKVIGVEIVNEAVEAAYENARLNGLDNCVFYAADVAEALTRIQDSPDIVVVDPPRSGVSPKAIDDICGFSPEKIVYVSCNPESMVRDLRILEEKGYKVKKVKCMDMFPHTPHVECVTLMSRV